The DNA window AACTGTATTGCGATGCACCCCCAAATAAGCTGCAATATCGACAAACCGTTTTCCTTGCTGACGTAATCGAATCGCTTGTTGTCGCAGATAATCTTAAGTAGGGGGATTAAGTAATCGGGCATCAAGTTTATTCATACTTCAATTTTACTAATCGCCCCGTTCACTCTGCATCCTCTTAAGTTGCCGAGTTAATATAAGTGCCGCAAGTGTGGCAGGCAGTTTGTGCAACACCCCCAAAACAAGACCATTGACTCAACGACCAAGACCCTGATTGATAAATTGCTGTTAGAGAAGATTCCTTTAGCAGGCATTGCCAGAGTCGCAGGCGTTTCAGAGCCTTGGCTCCAGCACTATGTCAATGAGAAATATCAAGCAGTGCCCCGACAGGTGGATATCCGGGCTAAAAAAAAGGGCGCTTGACGCTCCAGGGTGACGAGATGTGGTCTTTCGGGCTCCGCAAAGGCAATAAGCAATGGATTTGGTTGGCTCTAGATGTCAAGACTCGAGAAATTGTTGGGGTCTATGTCGGCAATCGTGGCCGTGAAGGAGCCCAAGGATTATGGGAAGCTCTGCCAGGGGTCTATCGCTAGTGTGCGGTCTCTTACACAGATTTCTGGTCTGCTTACGATGAAGTGTTTCCCCGCAAGCGGCATCAAAGTGTCGGCAAGGAGAGTGGCAAAACGAGTTACATTGAACGCTTCAACTGCACCTTGCGCCAACGCGTGTCGCGCTTAGTGAGGAAGACGTTATCGTTTTCCAAGAAGGAGAATTATATTGGTGCAGTTTGGTACTTTGTTCACCACTACAATGCATCCTTTTTAGGACTACCTGGCTGCGCTACTAAGTCTTCCACGATCTTCACTAACCGCCGATTCCGCCGTGCATCGCCTAAATCCACATCCCATAACTCCTCGGCGACCCAATTCATTCCCCACTCCTCGCAGCATCTGCGCAACATCTGCCTTACAACTGACAATCTGGACGCAAGACGAAAATTCGATGCATATGCATTGCAGATGCCCAGTGCAGCAACACTGCCACACGAATGCCGCACAAAACTTTCATTTTATCCATTTGCTGCCAGTTTTTTAGACCCAACACCAGAGCGATCGCTCTCAAAAGTACGAATTTTTGTTAAAACTCACTCTCCCCAATTGGCCTCAAACCCTTACAACTAAGGACATTCAACCGCTTTCTATCAGCATTAGGGGTTTCTTGAAGCGATCTCAACATCTCTTCCATGAACGAAAAAGGCCGTCATGGTTTGTCATACAAAGCATGTACTTTCCTTAAATTTGCGATCGCTCAAAGGGGAAGAAGGAAAGAGGGCGATCGCTCAACCCTATGTCACGTAAGCCTTTTTAGAACTATCCTACTTGTAAAAAAAGATCTGACAATGCATAGCAATAAATTGTTGACATGCCGCTACTATCAGTATGCTGCGCTTCACTAACTAGAAGACGAGTGCCGAAAAGCAACCTATGTCATGAGTTGATGTGATCAATCGTCCAGTTCAAGGCGAGTTGCCCACTTAAACGGCGTTGCTCTCCCTCGCGTAAGGGATGATAGCGAACACCCTGCGCATCTCGGAACAATTTCTCCAGACCTAACTTGCGATAGAATGCACTGCCCCCAGCAACTTCCATCGCTAGATCCGCCACGTTCAACACGGCTTTGGCAACAAGTGTCCGCCCTGTCATGATTTGATTCGTAGTTTCAAAACTGGGTTGACTCACCTCAGCGATCGCAATCATGTGCTGAAGGGCTAACTTGGCAGCCGTCAATTCATTGTCTAAACCACCGACCAGATAGCAAAGATGGTCATCTGTGCTGCGTTTCATTGTGAGTTGAATGGCGCGATCGCGGGCTGCTTCTGCCACTCCAACATAAACGGAGTAAACCAATGGAAATGCCACCATTGAGATCAGATGGAAAATAGGATGCCATTTCCCTTGTTCTCGTCGTAAGGCAATGGCTGCATCCGGGATAAAAACATCTGAGAGGATAACATCATGAGAGCCTGTTCCTCGCATTCCCATCGCTTGCCAGGTAGATTCAATTACAACGCCCTGAGCTTGCATGGGAACTGCAAAATGTAGCACAGTAGACCCTAATTCTGGATCTTGATAAACCGCGCTGGTCATCAATAAATTGGCAGCAGGCGCACCACTGGCGAATACTTTGCGAGCCGTAATTAGAAATCCGCCGTCTACTTTAATCGCTGTGCCATTGCTCTGCAACCAATCCGAGCCGCCACTGCTGAGCAATACCAGTTGCTCCGTTGCGATCCGTTTCAGCAATCCATCCACAGGAGCCTTCTGATTGTGCCATCGCCAAGTTGGAACCATTACCTGATGGGTATGCATGGCGAAAGCAAGCGCAGTGGAGCTGCAATAGCGTCCTAAAACCCGTAATACAGCACACATCTCGGTATAGCTGGCTCCACCGCCGCCAAGTTCAATTGGCACACCTGCGGCAACCAATCCAGTTGTTTTCAATCTGGCAATGTTATCGGCAACAAATACATCAGTCTCATCTGCTTCCGTATCTCTGACGGCAAACTGTTCTCCTAAAGATTCTGCCAAAGATAACCAATCTATGTCTTTTTGTTGCATTGTTGTCGTAGCCTGTAGTTCCGACATCATCATGTCTCCTAGTAATTTCGCAATGTGTTCAAACTATCTCTGCAAATTGCTCACAAACTTCATCAGTGATTGCAGAATGTTTAATCATCTAGATTTATCGTGGTTGCAAGACTTCTCTAAATTCAAAATAGTGAGCAGCTAGTGGAGAAGTATGGTTCCCCACTGAGCTATTCGTAAGAGCCTAGCCTGCTACAAAGAAGTCTTGGTTCGTCATCGCTAGTCCAGTCGATACTTTGGCAATCTGAATCTCAGACACTCCTCCGATGCCATCAGCGTCGAAGTACACAGCTCCAGTACCTTGGTTGTAGATAAAGCGATCGCTACCATCTTTAGCACCCGACCCAATCCGAAATTGATCAGCCGTGATGAATCCTCCTGCCAATCCAGCCCCAAAGCCAGATCGATCAATACAGATATTGTCATCCACAACGCTAAAATCCTTGATTGTGTCAATTCCCTGGTGTGGAGCAGTGATGAGAAAGCCATCTTGCCCTGATCCACCTGTTAGAATGTCATTTCCTCCGAGACCTGCTAAATAGTCATTTCCACCACCGCCAGAGATGGAGTTGTTGGCAACATTACCGTGGATACTATTGTTTAAGCCGTTACCTGTCCCGTTAATGGCACTGAAGCCATCCATGGCTAAGTGCTCGACATTTGCTGTCAAGGCATAGCTGACGGTGGAGCGCACACCATCATTTCCCCCTGAAGC is part of the Trichocoleus sp. FACHB-46 genome and encodes:
- a CDS encoding transposase DNA-binding-containing protein; amino-acid sequence: MLRRCCEEWGMNWVAEELWDVDLGDARRNRRLVKIVEDLVAQPGSPKKDAL
- a CDS encoding acyl-CoA dehydrogenase family protein; the encoded protein is MMMSELQATTTMQQKDIDWLSLAESLGEQFAVRDTEADETDVFVADNIARLKTTGLVAAGVPIELGGGGASYTEMCAVLRVLGRYCSSTALAFAMHTHQVMVPTWRWHNQKAPVDGLLKRIATEQLVLLSSGGSDWLQSNGTAIKVDGGFLITARKVFASGAPAANLLMTSAVYQDPELGSTVLHFAVPMQAQGVVIESTWQAMGMRGTGSHDVILSDVFIPDAAIALRREQGKWHPIFHLISMVAFPLVYSVYVGVAEAARDRAIQLTMKRSTDDHLCYLVGGLDNELTAAKLALQHMIAIAEVSQPSFETTNQIMTGRTLVAKAVLNVADLAMEVAGGSAFYRKLGLEKLFRDAQGVRYHPLREGEQRRLSGQLALNWTIDHINS